The sequence TGCCAATGACTTGGAATTGTCATATTTTCTATGTCTTTTACATCGGCTCCGTGGTAATAGTCCGGTTGGATGCCCAATTTCTCAGTGACTTCCAATGGGCGTAACTTTGGCCCAGAGAGGGCGAACATTGCCCACGATTTTGCTTCTCTTTGCGTTCCTGATTCCATTTTTTACTTTTTTTTTCTACTACAAGAACCAAATTGAGAAAGAACTCAAGGGAAAAACATGAAAAATATTTTGGTAATTGAGGACGATCCGGACATCGGGAACCTAATCCGGAAATCTCTCGATTCTGCTCACTACACAACCTCCGTTTTTGAAAATGGCGAAGACGGTTTGAAATTTTACAAATCCAATCATCCTGATTTAGTGATTCTGGATCTCTCTCTACCGGATATTGATGGTATGGAAATTTGCCGTAGCATCCGAAAATCCGATGAAAGCACTCCAATTTTTATCCTTTCCGCAAGGACAGAAGAAATTGATCGAATCATGGGACTTGAGTTAGGTGCTGATGACTACATCACAAAACCTTTTTCGGTTCGTGAACTTAAAACCCGAGTGGATGTTTTCTTTCGTAGATGGGATAAAAAAATTGGGATCAAACCAAATGTGGGCCAAGCAGGAGAAATCATTCGCGGTGCACTTAAAATTGATTCCATCCGTCGTCGGGTCACTCTGAACGAAAACATCATCAATATTTCTAGAAAGGAATTTGACATCTTACAACTATTAGCTGGATCACCGGGAAAAGTTTTTTCTCGCGAAATGATTTTAGAATCAGTTTGGGGAGTGGAATGGGATGGATTCGAAAGGATGATCGACAGTCATATCAAACGCATTCGTTCTAAACTAGAAAAAAACTCTGCACAACCAGAATGGATCGAAACCATTTGGGGAATCGGATATCGTTTCACTGACAACTTTGAGAACATAGTCGTTCCAGAATGAACTATAGAATATGGAAGAAGTGAAAAGAGACAAATCCCTCATCGACGAAATTAAGTTGTATGAGAAAAAAGCCAAAGAAATTGAACAAAGAGCCAAGGAGAAGTATATGGAACAAGTAAGCGACATCAAACAAAAGTTAGGTAAAGCAAGTGAAGAGGCTTCTATCAAAGCAAAAGAAGTCATCGACAACGTAGGGTCTTATGTAAAGGAACATCCACAAAAAGCCGCAATCATTGGTTTTGGTGTGGGTCTTGGACTCGGACTTGCTCTTGGCCTAATTTTTAAGAAGAAATAATTGGACGAGAAACATACAAAACATCGCAAAAAAGGCGGAATCAAATCCGCCTTCGAAGATTTAGTCGCTAAGGTTGTTGCCTATGGCGAAGTGATGGTGATTTACATTCAAAAGAACCTCCAATTTTATATTAAAAATTTGGTGCTTTCTTCTGTTTGGGTTTTCACTTCTATCTTTCTTATTTTTTTGGGACTTGCGTACATTTCGTACGGACTTTTTTTAAGCATCCAAAAGTTTTTAGCCGCTGGGGATCCCATCCTTGCCAGTTTAGGAACAGGGTTTGGATTTTTAATTTTTGCAATTTTGTTTTTATCACTCGTTCTCAAGAAAAAATAATCCCATGCGATTCAATCCACTAACAGACCATGAACGTTATTTAGACAAAGATCCCAAGGACATGTCACTCACCGAACTTCGGATGTTACTCAAAATCAAACGTATGGATTTACAATTGGGTTGGAATGAATTTGAAGGCAAAATCAAATTCTGGCAACGAGTGGTTCGCTCTGTCCGTGAATCAGGAATGGTCGACCAAATGAAAGAAGGAATCCAATCCTACTTACAAAATAAAACTCCCAAAGAATAGTTTTGGGCGCCTCGAATCTTTTCCTCAAACCAACCTCCTAAATCAAAACGACCGGGCGTACTGCGGGGTCCGCATTCGCTCCCGTCCTCGGAGGCGACTCGCCTCCTCTGACCAAGCCCTTCGTTTGCCCTGGCGAGGGATGGAATTTGATACCACTCTTAACCTTATGAAAACGGAAGGAATTGACATTGATGAAGGAAAAATCAAACCAATTTAACTTAATAATAACTATTAAAATCAGATAAGAAAGAATTCAGTTTTCCCACCTTGACATCCTTTCAAAACTTTGGTAGTGTTTGTAAATGGCTGTTACGACCCGAAAGTCTGAATTTGACCTCACTCAAATTTTAAACGGAGTTTCTTTCGTGACACCTAGTCCACTCGGTTTCCACCAACAAATTCTAGGGAAATTGTTTTTCCAATTTCAACTTTATTTACAAAAAGAAAACTTAGGTGAAATTTTCACCTCTCCCCTCGACGTGATTTTAGAAAGCGATGTGAATGTAGTCCAACCCGATCTTATTTATATCAAAAAAGAAAATCTTTCCATCTTCCATCCAAATGGTCACATCAATGGGATCCCCGACCTACTCGTAGAAATTATATCTCCAGGTTCTATTACGCGAGATACTGTGGATAAGTTTGCCATCTATGAAAAATATGGTGTCCCCGAGTATTGGCTTGTTTTCCCAGAACAGAAAGTGATTGAAGTATTTACACTAAAGGCCGGGAAGTATTCTCTATTTTGTAGTACGGAAAATACAAATGGGAAAATTACTTCCACTGTTTTTCATGATTGGGAATTGATGATAGAACAATTGTATCAGTAAACACTATTTGTATTCCAACGATATTTTTAAGTCCTTTACTCATCACATAACAGCAAAAATATTTTACTCACTATTATAGCTTTTACAAGCCTCGGAAAACGATACAGAAAATAACCTAATACACAGGGACTGGATCCCAATAACGACATTGAATCTGTTCGCTATGTCGATGTTTTTTTCTATCCCTTCTCTGCGCCCAATAGCACCTACTGTCCTCTATACTCTCTGGCCATAATTCGCTATTCTTCCAATTTTTCTTACCATAAATATTGGAAAACTTACCAGGCATCCAAGGGCTGTTTCTATCCGCTTTTTCATTAATTTTATGATCTACTATATATTGTTGCACAATTCCATTATTATCAAAGAATACATGGAAATATAAATAATCCATGCCTATATATCCACCATTCGGCAGAGGTGCAGTTACGTAATTTACATAGGCGATAATCTTTTTCATTTCAAATTTACGTCCCATGATTTCTTTAATGATTGGCTTTCTAAATGTCATTCTTAACCAAGGCCTAGGATACATCCCTAGTAGTTCTTGTTCTGTTGTCTTTCCAATCACTGGCAATTTGTTTGGATCATATTGGAATTTCTCCGGTCCGTGAAAAAAGTCATCGGCGAAATCAGGATCATCTTTCGATAATAATTCACATGAAAGTAGAGAAAGTATTATAAGAATCGATAATAACTTTACTAAATATGTATGCGTATCGAATAAATACTTCAAGAGATAAAACCTGAAATTTCCTCATTGGAAAGAGGTTCAAAAAATTCTTTTGATATTTTTGTTTTCCCTTGGTAGATTCCTATCTCTCGATTCTTCTTTTTATCAGAAGTAATTCGCACTAACTTCACAACTGGATTTCCCGCCTTGGAGATCACCACTTCCTTACCCTCAATTGCCTGGATGATGAGCTTCGAAAGATTGGATTTCGCATCATGGATGTTATACTCCATACCGAAAGATTAGCTAATCTAACGGACTAAATCAATCGAAAACAAACAAAGATTTTCGAAAATCTACCCACCCCCAGTCAAAAAAAGTGTTGCCAAATGACTACATATCATTGATTAGTCAAATGGCTACACAATGGATTTACGAAGAGATGTTTTTCAGGCAATTGCAGATCCCACAAGGCGGGCCATCCTCCTCCTTGTTGCCACCCAGTCCATGACGGCGGGAGCCATTGCTTCCCAGTTTGATACCAAAAGACCTACTGTTTCCAAACACTTACAAATTTTAACTGAATGTGAATTGTTAAAAAAAGAACCTAACGGTCGTGAGATGTATTACCACCTAAACCCAAACAAAATGAAAGAAATAGCAAACTTCATTGAACCTTTCCAAAAACTTTGGGATGACCGTTTTAACAAATTGGAATCGGTAATGAAAAACTATAAAACGAAAGGATAGGAATATGGAACTCAAAACAAAAATTTATGCGGAAGATGGAAAACAAGAGTTAAGAATCGAACGGATCTTCGATTTACCTGCCTCCTTAGTTTATAAAGCTCACACAGTACCAGAACTCATAGAACAATGGATGGGAAACAAAGTTCTTCAGTTTGAAGCAAAAAACCATGGAAGTTGGATTTATGAAACAAAAAATCCAGAAGGAATTGTTTTGTTTCGGGCCAATGGAGTTTTCCTGAATATGATCGAAAATGAAAGTTTTGTCCGAACCTTTGAAATGGAAAACACAGATTTTCCGGTTCAACTGGAGTTTTTTGAGTTTCAAAATATTTCGGAGAACCAATCAAAACTCAAAATGCACATCCTCTACAAATCGGTAGAACAAAGGGACCAAATTTTAAAGATGCCATTTGCAATGGGAATCAACATGGCACACAATCAGTTGGAACAAGTTCTTAGTGAGAAAGTTTGATTCGTAACTTCCTTGAAAAAGATATGAAGTGAATTGGGACCATCTAAAATGAAACAAACAAATCCAAAAAAGAATCAAATCGATTTATATTTCCAAAAAATCAAAAACTGGAAACAGGAATTTCAAATCTTAAGATCAATTGCACTAGAAATGGATTTACAAGAAGAAATCAAATGGGGGCAACCTTGTTATACTTTGAATGGACAAAACATATTCCTGATCCATGGATTCAAAGAATACTTCGCGATTTTATT is a genomic window of Leptospira bourretii containing:
- a CDS encoding response regulator transcription factor, whose translation is MKNILVIEDDPDIGNLIRKSLDSAHYTTSVFENGEDGLKFYKSNHPDLVILDLSLPDIDGMEICRSIRKSDESTPIFILSARTEEIDRIMGLELGADDYITKPFSVRELKTRVDVFFRRWDKKIGIKPNVGQAGEIIRGALKIDSIRRRVTLNENIINISRKEFDILQLLAGSPGKVFSREMILESVWGVEWDGFERMIDSHIKRIRSKLEKNSAQPEWIETIWGIGYRFTDNFENIVVPE
- a CDS encoding DUF883 family protein; its protein translation is MEEVKRDKSLIDEIKLYEKKAKEIEQRAKEKYMEQVSDIKQKLGKASEEASIKAKEVIDNVGSYVKEHPQKAAIIGFGVGLGLGLALGLIFKKK
- a CDS encoding LBF_4227 family protein: MDEKHTKHRKKGGIKSAFEDLVAKVVAYGEVMVIYIQKNLQFYIKNLVLSSVWVFTSIFLIFLGLAYISYGLFLSIQKFLAAGDPILASLGTGFGFLIFAILFLSLVLKKK
- a CDS encoding Uma2 family endonuclease produces the protein MAVTTRKSEFDLTQILNGVSFVTPSPLGFHQQILGKLFFQFQLYLQKENLGEIFTSPLDVILESDVNVVQPDLIYIKKENLSIFHPNGHINGIPDLLVEIISPGSITRDTVDKFAIYEKYGVPEYWLVFPEQKVIEVFTLKAGKYSLFCSTENTNGKITSTVFHDWELMIEQLYQ
- a CDS encoding type II toxin-antitoxin system Phd/YefM family antitoxin, yielding MEYNIHDAKSNLSKLIIQAIEGKEVVISKAGNPVVKLVRITSDKKKNREIGIYQGKTKISKEFFEPLSNEEISGFIS
- a CDS encoding ArsR/SmtB family transcription factor, whose protein sequence is MDLRRDVFQAIADPTRRAILLLVATQSMTAGAIASQFDTKRPTVSKHLQILTECELLKKEPNGREMYYHLNPNKMKEIANFIEPFQKLWDDRFNKLESVMKNYKTKG
- a CDS encoding SRPBCC family protein yields the protein MELKTKIYAEDGKQELRIERIFDLPASLVYKAHTVPELIEQWMGNKVLQFEAKNHGSWIYETKNPEGIVLFRANGVFLNMIENESFVRTFEMENTDFPVQLEFFEFQNISENQSKLKMHILYKSVEQRDQILKMPFAMGINMAHNQLEQVLSEKV